GAGGATCTGTTCTGGCGCGGAAATACTGGTACTGGTGGTCAAACTGTGACCGTATGAGTTCATCCACGGCTTTTTCCACGTCGCTTTCACGCGCGGTCCCACGTCCGTAGAGTAACCGACACCGGTTTCGATGGTGTTTTCTGTGCGCGGCGAAACCACGCCCGTCAACGGTAATACTTTCGTTTCGCGCGCTTTATCAAATTGTGGTGCCACCACCACCGAATTAAACCAGCCGGTAGCAGAAAGTCGGCGGTTCAGTTCCGCGAGATCTTTCGACTCGTACTCATCGCCCTCTTTAAACGGCACCAGATTTTGCAAGTATTCATCGCGGATTTGTGATCCTTCAAAGGTCACATGCCCAAAGCGATAACGTTCGCCACTGTTATAATCAATATCCCAGAAGGCTTTATGCAGGCCAAGCGCAATGCCCAGCTGCGCTTTGGTAAATTCGCTATCGAAATAACCTTTACGCAACGCAATGCTGGTTAAGGACTTTTTGAAATTTTCATAATCGCCCTGGTTCAGTACCGTACCAATAGCCGGGCGAGTATCGAGCAATTTCAAATAGTCTTTATCGGTCCGCGCGCCGCCGCGCAATACCACATCGGTGCCGCCAATTAACACCGGCACGCCTGGCGTGACTTTGGCGATCAATACCTGCCGCCCTTTCTTTGGCGGTGGACGGAGATCAAATTCAATGGTCGGCTGGTAATAACCCAGCGCTTTCAGACCTTCGCGGATGGCATCATCGACGCGTGCGCGAAAGCGACGGTCTGGCGTCACTTCATCACTTTCAATTGTTGAAAGCTGTGCACGAACGTTCTTTTCCAGTTGTCCCGATAACCCTTCGACCTGTAGACGGACGTTCGCGGCGAAGGCAGATCCGCTTAAGCAGAGTAAGCTTACACAGCATAACTGTCGGATATAGCGCACATTTTCTCCTGAATATCCTTTATTCCTGCCCCTGGAACGCCGTTAAACGGCTTAACAAAAATCCAGTAATATGGATTAAAAAGCAGACTAAACCCCAAATATTTCTTATGTTTTACTTTAGACCTATTCACGGTGGTTATTGTGTGCAAATACGTCTCTTGTTACAACCTTAACCCCAATGACCGATTTTCGGGAGAGCGACACCATGAGTTTATTTGATAAAAAGCATCTGGTTTCCCCCGCCGATGCCCTGCCTGGACGTAACACCCCGATGCCCGTAGCCACGCTGCATGCGGTCAATGGTCACTCAATGACCAATGTACCTGACGGAATGGAGATTGCCATTTTTGCGATGGGTTGTTTCTGGGGTGTGGAGCGTCTGTTCTGGCAGTTACCCGGCGTTTACAGCACCGCCGCAGGTTACACCGGCGGATATACGCCAAACCCCACTTATCGGGAAGTGTGCTCCGGTGATACTGGTCATGCCGAAGCGGTGCGCATTGTTTACGATCCTTCCGTCATCAGCTATGAGCAGTTGCTACAAGTATTTTGGGAGAATCACGATCCCGCCCAGGGAATGCGTCAGGGCAATGACCACGGCACGCAGTATCGTTCAGCGATTTATCCGCTGACCCCAGAACAGGATGCCGCCGCTCGTGCCAGTCTGGAGCGTTTTCAGGCGGCGATGCTTGCCGCCGATGACGATCGTCACATCACCACGGAAATCGCTAACGCCTCACCATTTTATTATGCCGAAGATGACCACCAGCAATATCTGCATAAAAACCCATATGGTTACTGTGGAATTGGCGGAATTGGCGTCTGTCTGCCGCCGGAAGCATAGCGTTACGGTTACAAATTCAGATTGTTGATAAAGTGAGCTTTGTATATGCCGGATGCGGCGTAAACGCCTTGCCAGGCCTACAAAACCCTCAAAATTCAATGTATTGCAGAGACTTCGTAGGCCTGAACAGCATAGCGCATCAGGCAGTTTTGCATTTATCAGTCGTCTGAATTTTAACCCTCTGGCGACTTTACAGTACCTTACGCTATACTAGCCACTGAAAATGCCGGTTCACTTTCTTCGAATCGGCTTTCAATGTGTATTTCACACAAATTAATCAACTTCCCCTTCCGAGGATCTGGCCTGAAAGGTCGGATAAGATATGTTAAACAGTATTTTTGTCATACTCTGCTTGATCGCTGTAAGTGCGTTCTTCTCGATGTCCGAGATCTCACTTGCCGCTTCACGCAAAATCAAACTAAAACTGCTGGCTGATGAAGGCAATATAAATGCCCAACGCGTTCTGAATATGCAAGAAAATCCTGGCATGTTCTTTACCGTGGTACAAATCGGTCTTAACGCAGTGGCGATTCTCGGCGGTATTGTCGGTGATGCGGCGTTTTCTCCAGCTTTTCACAGCCTGTTTTCCCGCTATATGTCGGCGGAACTCTCTGAGCAACTGAGCTTTATTCTCTCTTTCTCGTTAGTAACTGGCATGTTTATCCTGTTTGCGGATTTAACTCCGAAACGCATCGGTATGATTGCGCCAGAAGCGGTGGCTTTGCGTATCATCAACCCGATGCGCTTCTGCCTGTACGTTTGCACCCCGTTGGTGTGGTTCTTCAACGGCCTGGCGAATATGATCTTCCGTATCTTTAAACTGCCAATGGTACGTAAAGATGACATCACTTCTGATGACATCTATGCAGTTGTGGAAGCAGGTGCACTGGCGGGCGTGTTACGTAAACAGGAACACGAGCTGATAGAAAACGTCTTTGAGCTGGAATCCCGTACCGTTCCGTCGTCAATGACACCGCGTGAAAACGTGATTTGGTTTGATCTCCACGAAGATGAGCAAAGTCTGAAGAATAAGGTGGCGGAACATCCGCACTCGAAATTTCTCGTCTGTAATGAAGATATTGACCACATCATCGGCTATGTCGATTCTAAAGACCTGCTGAACCGCGTGCTGGCTAACCAAAGCCTGGCACTGAACAGCGGCGTACAAATTCGCAACACACTGATTGTGCCGGATACATTAACCCTTTCAGAGGCATTGGAAAGTTTTAAAACTGCGGGTGAAGACTTCGCGGTGATCATGAACGAGTACGCGCTGGTCGTGGGGATCATCACCCTCAACGACGTAATGACCACACTAATGGGCGATCTGGTCGGTCAGGGACTGGAAGAGCAGATTGTCGCCCGTGATGAGAACTCATGGTTGATTGATGGCGGCACCCCGATTGACGACGTAATGCGTGTGCTGGATATTGATGAGTTCCCGCAGTCAGGCAACTACGAAACCATCGGCGGCTTTATGATGTTTATGCTGCGTAAAATCCCGAAACGCACCGACTCGGTGAAATTCGCCGGCTACAAATTTGAAGTGGTGGATATCGATAACTACCGCATCGACCAGTTGCTGGTAACGCGGATCGACAGCAAGGCCACCGCCCTTTCGCCCAAACTGCCTGACGTTAAAGATAAAGAAGAAAACGTCGCGTAACCCCAAGAAACATCAACGGCTCCTGAATCAGGAGCCGTCTTATTTACTGCATAGCACTTTGGTTAAGCCATCTCTGTTTGCAGACGCATAACCTGACGGTTAACTTCGGACATCACTGACAAATGCAGCTTATCCTTCACTTTTGGGATAAGAATCTTACCCTTATCAAATTCAAAAGCGCCAACGTCCTTGATGTATAACCGTCCACGGAACAGGATCTTTACGTACTTCGCCACCTGCAGTGGGTTGTACCGTTGGAAAATTTTCATTGTTATCTCCTGCTGAGTATTACGCCTTTGCGGTGCCACAATCGGCCCAACTATTATGAGGCGCAAATTTTAATGCTTAGTGACTATAGACTATCCGGGTAATGTTTCCACCGCGTATAACTTTTTTTACCTAAAGGTTACAATTATTCAGAATTATCTTTTTACCGAAGCGCGGTCTTCAGTATAAGCATTCATTTTTCATATGATTTGTGCGCTTGACCGCAAACTGGCATCACACTTGCGGGAAATTCGATAAATAGCACATATGATTAAAAGTCAGACCCCAAGTGGTCGGATCACCTGCATATCATAAGAAGGATACACCATGACCCTACGCAAGATTCTGGCACTCACCTGCCTGCTGTGGCCGATGATGGCTTCCGCACATCAGTTTGAAACCGGTCAACGAGTGCCACCGATAGGCATTACCGATCGGGGCGAGTTAGTGCTTGATAAAGATCAGTTTAGCTACAAAACCTGGAACAGCGCGCAGTTAGTGGGAAAAGTGCGAGTACTGCAACATATTGCTGGTCGCACCTCTGCAAAAGAGAAAAACGCGACGCTGATTGAAGCGATTAAATCAGCAAAGTTACCGCACGATCGTTACCAGACCACCACCATTGTGAACACCGACGACGCGATTCCGGGTTCCGGTATGTTTGTGCGCAGCAGTCTGGAGAGTAATAAAAAGCTTTATCCCTGGTCGCAGTTTATTGTCGATAGCAATGGCATCGCGCGCGGTGCCTGGCAGCTGGATGAAGAAAGTTCCGCTGTAGCGGTGCTGGACAAAGACGGTCGAGTGCAATGGGCCAAAGACGGTGCGCTCACTCAGGAAGAGGTGCAGCAAGTGATGAACCTGCTGCAAAAGTTGCTCAAATAATGTTAATAACATAAATTCTGGAAAAATAAATTTCCCCTATCGATATATATGGGATAGGGGAATTAAGTCTCTGAGTTTTTACGCCGAACTCATACTAGTATCAATAACCCTTATTCGCGTTTAACGGCTTTACCTCTTTTTTAAACGCTTCAATGGTAGATTTATATTTCTTGTGAATCTTTTCTGCGGTATAATTACCGTTTGCGGCCAGATTTGCACTTACAATCGCTTCCACTTGCTCGGTTATTTCCACTTGTTGGTACCCTGCATTAACCAGAAAATTATAAATAAGAGAGTAATCTTCACCCTGCAAAAAAATATAAGAGCCAGTTCGAAGTTCCTCATCCCCTCCATAGATTTTAAGAGCAAAGCCCAAAGATTCTATGACCATGGCATAATTTCTATTATTTATTTCCTCGCAAAAATACCATCCTTCACATTCTTTAATGCTACCTTCTGGCCCTTCAAGTTCAAATTTACCCCGTTTTAATTTGCTTACTACATTCTCCAAATAAGCAGAATCGTAAGATAAGTTACCCGCCGCCTTCCGAAAATAACCGTTAATCCTTTCAGGTATGTCAGACTGTTTTTTCTGCAAAATATCATAGGCATACAATCTTCTATTTTGTGCTAGTGGAAATTCACGGTTTTTAAAGTCTATAAATGAGTTATACTCATTTATTGTTATAGGGATTTCTTCGTATTCAAATCCAGTGCCTCGCAATGTCATTGTATATTCGGCACCGTTATCTTTAAGGCGGAAGCTGATAAGAAAATTATCCATGGCGTGAACGATTTCATCTTTTGATGAAAGCACCTGATAACTATTTTTATCAATCTGTGTTGCTCTAAGAAAGAACTCCCTTAAAATTAACAGACTATCATAATTCGAAATCCAATCCCTTTTCTTAAATGCATGCTGAATATTATTAAAGAAATTATTTGAATGTATTTTTGTATGCGATGACTTTACAAATAACTCCACTGCACCAAAAAAATTATTGTGTCTGATCTTGGGTAACATATGACAACCTTATTATATTTGGTTATTCTATGTCGCCATTAAATATCTTATTAAAGAAGTAAACTATCAAAAAAAGCTCATTATTAAAACATAACTTATTAACGTTAGAATATTTACACTTTAAATACAATCCCTTTATATCTATAACTTTTTAGGTTGGAAACAAATCAGGATGGCAGAATCAGGAAATACACTGTTTCTGCCATATATATTTAATAAATAGAGACTCTGAACCCAGGATTCAGGAACGACTCGCGCGGGGTATAATCCAGCGGTTTACCCTGCCAGTCGTGAACGTGTGCTCCGGCCGCTGCCGCAACTGCGTGACCGGCAGCGGTATCCCAAATATTAGTTGGCCCGAAACGCGGATAAAGTTGAGCCTGCCCTTCCGCCACCAGGCAGAATTTCAGCGAAGAGCCGATAGACGTGGTTTGATGTTCGCCAAGCTGTTGCAGATACTCTTTCAGCTCCGCATCCGCATGGGAACGGCTGATCACCACCAGCGGCGGGCGCGCATCGCGGACCTGAATCTGCTTGCGTACACCGCACTCTTCTTTCCAGGCTTTGCCGTCTGCCGCGCTGTACATTACGTTCATTACCGGCGCATACACCACACCTAAAATCGGTTTGCCGTGGTCGATGAGCGCAATATTAACGGTGAATTCACCATTACGTTTAATAAACTCTTTAGTACCATCCAGCGGGTCTACCAGCCAGTAACGCTGCCAGTGTTGACGGACTTCCCAACCGGGAGGATCTTCTTCAGAAAGGACCGGAATATCCGGTGTCAGCGTACGTAAACCGTCCATGATAACGGTGTGTGCGGCAATATCCGCTGCCGTTACCGGAGAATTGTCCGCTTTGCTGACGACGTCCATCGGTTTCGTCCCGTCGTAGACCTGTATAATGGCATCGCCTGCATTCCGTGCAAGCTGGCATACTTGATCTAACATTTCTCCACCTCGTCTCTGTGAGCGGTGTTAACTTGTTGTTTTACTTATACCCTATCGTTAAAGAATGCGCCAACTGTGATAGTGTCATCATTTTCAAAGCGTTAAATTGTGGCATTCTTCACTGTTCTAAAAGTAAGAGGTTTATTCTCCCTTTTCTTTCGAATTCCCGATGATAAAAGGATGTCCCTGATGATTAAGTTTAGCGCAACGCTCCTGGCCACGCTGATTGCCGCGAGTGTGAATGCAGCGACGGTCGATCTGCGTATCATGGAAACCACTGATTTGCATAGCAACATGATGGATTTCGATTATTACAAAGACACCGCCACGGAAAAATTCGGACTGGTACGTACGGCAAGCCTGATTAACGATGCCCGCAATGAAGTGAAAAACAGCGTACTGGTCGATAATGGCGATTTGATTCAGGGGAGTCCGCTGGCCGATTACATGTCGGCGAAAGGTTTAAAAGCAGGTGATATTCACCCGGTCTATAAGGCATTAAATACGCTGGACTATACCGTCGGCACGCTTGGCAACCACGAGTTTAACTACGGTCTGGATTACCTGAAAAATGCACTGGCAGGAGCGAAATTCCCTTATGTAAACGCCAACGTCATTGACGCTAAAACCAAACAGCCCATGTTTACACCGTATTTGATTAAAGACACCGAAGTGATCGATAAAGACGGAAAAAAACAGACGCTGAAGATTGGCTATATTGGCGTCGTACCGCCGCAGATTATGGGATGGGATAAAGCTAATTTATCTGGCAAAGTCACCGTTAACGATATAACGGAAACTGTGCGCAAGTACGTACCTGAAATGCGCGAGAAAGGTGCCGATCTCGTTGTCGTTTTGGCGCATTCTGGTCTCTCTGCCGATCCGTATAAAGTGATGGCAGAAAACTCAGTTTATTATCTCAGTGAAATTCCGGGCGTTGACGCCATTATGTTTGGCCATGCTCACGCCGTTTTCCCAGGTAAAGATTTTGCTGATATCGAAGGGGCTGATATCGCGAAAGGCACGCTGAATGGTGTTCCGGCGGTAATGCCAGGCATGTGGGGCGATCATCTCGGCGTGGTCGATCTGCAACTCAATAATGACAGCGGAAAATGGCAGGTGACGCAGGCGAAAGCGGAAGCACGGCCAATTTACGATATCGCCAATAAAAAATCCCTCGCAGCGGAAGACAGCAAGCTGGTAGAAACACTTAAAGCCGATCACAACGCCACACGCCAGTTTGTCAGCAAACCAATCGGTAAATCTGCCGACAATATGTATAGCTATTTGGCGCTGGTGCAGGACGATCCGACCGTGCAGGTGGTGAATAATGCACAAAAAGCGTATGTCGAACATTACATTCAGGGCGATCCGGATCTGGCAAAACTGCCGGTGCTTTCAGCTGCCGCACCGTTTAAAGTCGGTGGTCGCAAAAATGATCCGGCAAGCTATGTGGAGGTGGAAAAAGGTCAGCTGACTTTCCGTAATGCTGCCGATCTTTATCTCTATCCCAATACGCTGATTGTGGTGAAAGCCAGCGGTAAAGAGGTGAAAGAGTGGCTGGAGTGCTCCGCCGGACAGTTTAACCAGATTGATCCTAACAGCACGAAACCGCAGTCACTCATTAACTGGGATGGTTTTCGCACCTATAACTTTGACGTCATTGATGGTGTGAATTATCAGATTGATGTTACTCAGCCCGCTCGCTATGACGACGAGTGCCAGGTGGTTAATGCCAATGCGGAAAGGATTAAGAACCTGACCTTTAACGGCAAGCCGATTGATCCGAACGCGATGTTCCTCGTTGCCACCAATAACTATCGCGCTTACGGCGGCAAATTTGCAGGTACGGGCGATAGCCATATCGCTTTTGCTTCACCGGATGAGAACCGCTCGGTGCTGGCAGCGTGGATTGCAGATGAGTCGAAGCGTGCGGGGGAAATTCACCCGGCGGCAGATAACAACTGGCGTTTAGCACCGATTCCCGGCGATAAGAAACTGGATATCCGTTTCGAAACCTCTCCGTCAGACAAAGCCGCAGAGTTTATTAAAGAGAAAGGGCAGTATCCGATGAATAAAGTCGCGACCGATGATATCGGCTTTGCGATTTATCAGGTGGATTTGAGTAAGTAAAACACTTTTCCCGTCTATAAATATGAACCGCATCCGGCATTTATTGGCGGATGCGGTGCTGCTGCATCTTATCCGCCCTACAGGTCATGAACCGTAGGCCGAATAAGCGCAGCGCATCCGGCTGTTATGCCGCACGTTCATCCCGCACTGCCAGCACCTCAGGCAAATTCAACTCAATCCAGTCCGCCAGTGCAGCAACCTTTTCGCTCACCTGCTCGCCCAGCGGCGTGAGGCTGTATTCCACATGCGGCGGCACCACCGGATAAGAGATACGGTTAAGAAACCCATCCTGCTCTAACGCCTGTAACGACTGCGCAAGCATCTTTTCACTCACCCCACCCATCTTGCGGCGCAGGTCGCTAAAACGGTGCGTACCTTCGCGAAGCGCGACCAAAATCAATACCCCCCAACGGCTGGTGACGTGTTTCAACACCTCGCGCGACGGGCACTGTTCGGCGAAGAGGTTACCCTCTTTCAGTTGTTGCGACAGGCTAACCTGGCTCATTCATACTTACCTTTTTGTACGTACTTACTAAAAGTAAGTTTAGGTGGTAGCGTATTTAAACACAAGACAAACCGATGGAGGCTTCCCATGATCGCAATTACCGGCGCAACCGGCCAACTTGGTCACCATGTTATTAACTCCTTACTGAAAACCGTTCCTGCCAGCCAAATAGTGGCTATCGCGCGTAACCCGGCAAAAGCACACGCACTGACAGCACAAGGCATTACTGTACGTCAGGCTGACTACGGCGATGAAGCCGCACTGACATCTGCGCTTCAGGGTGTGGAAAAACTGCTGCTGATCTCTTCCAGCGAAGTGGGGCAACGTGCCCTGCAGCATCGAAATGTTATTAATGCCGCTAAGGCGGCGGGCGTGAAATTTATCGCTTATACCAGCCTGCTACATGCTGATACCTCCCCGCTCGGCCTCGCCGATGAGCACATCGAGACGGAGAAAATGCTGGCTGATTCTGGCATTGCTTACACCTTGCTGCGCAACGGCTGGTACACCGAAAATTATCTCGCCAGCGCCCCGGCAGCACTGGAGCACGGCGTATTTATCGGTGCCGCGGGCGATGGCAAAATTGCCTCAGCTACGCGAGCTGATTATGCGGTAGCTGCGGCGCGCGTAATTAGCGAAGCAGGTCACGAAGGCAAGGTTTATGAACTGGCAGGTGATAGCGCCTGGACACTGACACAATTAGCGGCGGAACTCACCAAACAGAGCGGCAAACAGGTTACCTATCAAAACCTAAGCGAAGCTGATTTCGCCGCGGCGCTGAAAAGCGTCGGTCTGCCTGACGGGCTGGCGGATATGCTGGCAGATTCTGACGTTGGCGCATCGAAAGGCGGCCTGTTTGATGACAGCAAAACGCTTAGCAAATTGATTGGCCGCCCAACGACAACATTAGCCGAGAGCGTAAGCCATCTTTTTAATGTTAATAACTAGTTAATTAAAGTGGCATCCTCCCGCATCCTCTCTGATAATGACGGGATGCCGGGAGCAATCATGTCTGCTTCCTGAACTTTCTTCTGACAGACCAATGGATGCCAGTAATGATTAGCGGCGTGCTGTACGCCCTGTTAGCAGGGTTGATGTGGGGGCTTATATTTGTCGGGCCGTTGATCGTGCCGGAATACCCGGCGATGTTGCAGTCTATGGGGCGTTATCTGGCGTTAGGGTTAATTGCGCTCCCCATTGCCTGGCTGGGGCGCGTGCGTCTGCGTCAGTTGGCGCGTCGCGACTGGCTTACCGCCTTGATGCTCACCATGATGGGCAACCTCATCTATTACTTCTGTCTTGCCAGTGCCATTCAACGTACCGGCGCGCCTGTTTCCACGATGATTATCGGCACCCTGCCGGTGGTGATTCCTGTCTTCGCCAATCTGCTTTATAGCCAGCGTGACGGTAAACTCGCGTGGGGGAAACTCGCCCCGGCGCTGGTTTGTATTGGCATCGGCCTGGCATGTGTAAATATTGCTGAGTTAGACCACGGACTCCCCGATTTTGACTGGGCACGTTATACCTCTGGCATCGTGTTGGCGTTAGTTTCCGTGGTCTGCTGGGCGTGGTATGCCTTGCGCAACGCCCGTTGGCTGCGGGAAAACCCAGACAAACATCCGATGATGTGGGCAACGGCGCAGGCGCTGGTCACGCTGCCGGTTTCGCTCATCGGTTATCTTGTCG
The nucleotide sequence above comes from Escherichia coli. Encoded proteins:
- the tamA gene encoding autotransporter assembly complex protein TamA, whose protein sequence is MRYIRQLCCVSLLCLSGSAFAANVRLQVEGLSGQLEKNVRAQLSTIESDEVTPDRRFRARVDDAIREGLKALGYYQPTIEFDLRPPPKKGRQVLIAKVTPGVPVLIGGTDVVLRGGARTDKDYLKLLDTRPAIGTVLNQGDYENFKKSLTSIALRKGYFDSEFTKAQLGIALGLHKAFWDIDYNSGERYRFGHVTFEGSQIRDEYLQNLVPFKEGDEYESKDLAELNRRLSATGWFNSVVVAPQFDKARETKVLPLTGVVSPRTENTIETGVGYSTDVGPRVKATWKKPWMNSYGHSLTTSTSISAPEQILDFSYKMPLLKNPLEQYYLVQGGFKRTDLNDTESDSTTLVASRYWDLSSGWQRAINLRWSLDHFTQGEITNTTMLFYPGVMISRTRSRGGLMPTWGDSQRYSIDYSNTAWGSDVDFSVFQAQNVWIRTLYDRHRFVTRGTLGWIETGDFDKVPPDLRFFAGGDRSIRGYKYKSIAPKYANGDLKGASKLITGSLEYQYNVTGKWWGAVFVDSGEAVSDIRRSDFKTGTGVGVRWESPVGPIKLDFAVPVADKDEHGLQFYIGLGPEL
- the msrA gene encoding peptide-methionine (S)-S-oxide reductase MsrA — its product is MSLFDKKHLVSPADALPGRNTPMPVATLHAVNGHSMTNVPDGMEIAIFAMGCFWGVERLFWQLPGVYSTAAGYTGGYTPNPTYREVCSGDTGHAEAVRIVYDPSVISYEQLLQVFWENHDPAQGMRQGNDHGTQYRSAIYPLTPEQDAAARASLERFQAAMLAADDDRHITTEIANASPFYYAEDDHQQYLHKNPYGYCGIGGIGVCLPPEA
- the paeA gene encoding hemolysin family protein, whose amino-acid sequence is MLNSIFVILCLIAVSAFFSMSEISLAASRKIKLKLLADEGNINAQRVLNMQENPGMFFTVVQIGLNAVAILGGIVGDAAFSPAFHSLFSRYMSAELSEQLSFILSFSLVTGMFILFADLTPKRIGMIAPEAVALRIINPMRFCLYVCTPLVWFFNGLANMIFRIFKLPMVRKDDITSDDIYAVVEAGALAGVLRKQEHELIENVFELESRTVPSSMTPRENVIWFDLHEDEQSLKNKVAEHPHSKFLVCNEDIDHIIGYVDSKDLLNRVLANQSLALNSGVQIRNTLIVPDTLTLSEALESFKTAGEDFAVIMNEYALVVGIITLNDVMTTLMGDLVGQGLEEQIVARDENSWLIDGGTPIDDVMRVLDIDEFPQSGNYETIGGFMMFMLRKIPKRTDSVKFAGYKFEVVDIDNYRIDQLLVTRIDSKATALSPKLPDVKDKEENVA
- the ytfK gene encoding DUF1107 domain-containing protein, encoding MKIFQRYNPLQVAKYVKILFRGRLYIKDVGAFEFDKGKILIPKVKDKLHLSVMSEVNRQVMRLQTEMA
- the ytfJ gene encoding YtfJ family protein, giving the protein MTLRKILALTCLLWPMMASAHQFETGQRVPPIGITDRGELVLDKDQFSYKTWNSAQLVGKVRVLQHIAGRTSAKEKNATLIEAIKSAKLPHDRYQTTTIVNTDDAIPGSGMFVRSSLESNKKLYPWSQFIVDSNGIARGAWQLDEESSAVAVLDKDGRVQWAKDGALTQEEVQQVMNLLQKLLK
- the cysQ gene encoding 3'(2'),5'-bisphosphate nucleotidase CysQ gives rise to the protein MLDQVCQLARNAGDAIIQVYDGTKPMDVVSKADNSPVTAADIAAHTVIMDGLRTLTPDIPVLSEEDPPGWEVRQHWQRYWLVDPLDGTKEFIKRNGEFTVNIALIDHGKPILGVVYAPVMNVMYSAADGKAWKEECGVRKQIQVRDARPPLVVISRSHADAELKEYLQQLGEHQTTSIGSSLKFCLVAEGQAQLYPRFGPTNIWDTAAGHAVAAAAGAHVHDWQGKPLDYTPRESFLNPGFRVSIY
- the cpdB gene encoding 2',3'-cyclic-nucleotide 2'-phosphodiesterase, with translation MIKFSATLLATLIAASVNAATVDLRIMETTDLHSNMMDFDYYKDTATEKFGLVRTASLINDARNEVKNSVLVDNGDLIQGSPLADYMSAKGLKAGDIHPVYKALNTLDYTVGTLGNHEFNYGLDYLKNALAGAKFPYVNANVIDAKTKQPMFTPYLIKDTEVIDKDGKKQTLKIGYIGVVPPQIMGWDKANLSGKVTVNDITETVRKYVPEMREKGADLVVVLAHSGLSADPYKVMAENSVYYLSEIPGVDAIMFGHAHAVFPGKDFADIEGADIAKGTLNGVPAVMPGMWGDHLGVVDLQLNNDSGKWQVTQAKAEARPIYDIANKKSLAAEDSKLVETLKADHNATRQFVSKPIGKSADNMYSYLALVQDDPTVQVVNNAQKAYVEHYIQGDPDLAKLPVLSAAAPFKVGGRKNDPASYVEVEKGQLTFRNAADLYLYPNTLIVVKASGKEVKEWLECSAGQFNQIDPNSTKPQSLINWDGFRTYNFDVIDGVNYQIDVTQPARYDDECQVVNANAERIKNLTFNGKPIDPNAMFLVATNNYRAYGGKFAGTGDSHIAFASPDENRSVLAAWIADESKRAGEIHPAADNNWRLAPIPGDKKLDIRFETSPSDKAAEFIKEKGQYPMNKVATDDIGFAIYQVDLSK
- the ytfH gene encoding winged helix-turn-helix transcriptional regulator — encoded protein: MSQVSLSQQLKEGNLFAEQCPSREVLKHVTSRWGVLILVALREGTHRFSDLRRKMGGVSEKMLAQSLQALEQDGFLNRISYPVVPPHVEYSLTPLGEQVSEKVAALADWIELNLPEVLAVRDERAA
- the qorB gene encoding NAD(P)H:quinone oxidoreductase — encoded protein: MIAITGATGQLGHHVINSLLKTVPASQIVAIARNPAKAHALTAQGITVRQADYGDEAALTSALQGVEKLLLISSSEVGQRALQHRNVINAAKAAGVKFIAYTSLLHADTSPLGLADEHIETEKMLADSGIAYTLLRNGWYTENYLASAPAALEHGVFIGAAGDGKIASATRADYAVAAARVISEAGHEGKVYELAGDSAWTLTQLAAELTKQSGKQVTYQNLSEADFAAALKSVGLPDGLADMLADSDVGASKGGLFDDSKTLSKLIGRPTTTLAESVSHLFNVNN
- the ytfF gene encoding DMT family transporter encodes the protein MISGVLYALLAGLMWGLIFVGPLIVPEYPAMLQSMGRYLALGLIALPIAWLGRVRLRQLARRDWLTALMLTMMGNLIYYFCLASAIQRTGAPVSTMIIGTLPVVIPVFANLLYSQRDGKLAWGKLAPALVCIGIGLACVNIAELDHGLPDFDWARYTSGIVLALVSVVCWAWYALRNARWLRENPDKHPMMWATAQALVTLPVSLIGYLVACYWLNTQTPDFSLPFGPRPLVFVSLMIAIAVLCSWVGALCWNVASQRLPTVILGPLIVFETLAGLLYTFLLRQQMPPLMTLSGIALLVIGVVIAVRAKPEKPLTESVSES